A window from Bufo bufo chromosome 1, aBufBuf1.1, whole genome shotgun sequence encodes these proteins:
- the LOC120989335 gene encoding olfactory receptor 11L1-like has protein sequence MLNLVQNMLQPNISMITKIHLLGFQSSKNVNYVLFTIFLLIYCLTLCGNLLMVTLVTHVRELHQPMYFFLTQLSIADVLLTTDIVPSLLHVLLHKVGIIYFVGCIAQFFIFAFCEGSECFLLTVMSYDRYLAICNPLRYTTIMNRNFCQKLVIISWLLGFSLSTVEMASTSSLQYCGPKTIDHFFCDLMPILELSCSDTSGVQLEIMLISAPVLLCAFMIIIMSYSYIIFVILNIPSSTGRQKAFSTCSSHLTVVSIFYGTLFGVYILPTKGQSLNIKKFLSLLYTVGTPLINPVIYSLRNSHIIKAFGTFKSNFL, from the coding sequence ATGCTTAATTTAGTTCAGAAtatgcttcaaccaaatatttccATGATTACGAAAATCCATTTGTTAGGATTTCAAAGTTCAAAGAATGTAAATTACGTTCTCTTTACAATTTTCCTCCTGATCTACTGTCTGACGTTATGTGGAAACCTCCTCATGGTAACCCTGGTGACACACGTCAGGGAACTTCACCAGCCCATGTACTTTTTCCTCACACAACTGTCTATTGCTGACGTCTTACTAACCACAGACATTGTCCCCAGTCTGCTCCATGTTCTACTGCATAAAGTTGGGATCATTTATTTTGTAGGTTGCATTGCTCAGTTTTTTATATTTGCCTTCTGTGAGGGTTCAGAGTGTTTTCTTCTGACCGTCATGTCTTATGACAGGTATTTGGCCATATGTAACCCATTACGTTACACCACCATCATGAATCGCAATTTCTGCCAGAAACTGGTCATTATAAGTTggttgctgggtttttctttgtcgaCAGTTGAAATGGCATCAACATCCTCCTTACAATATTGTGGACCCAAAACCATTGATCATTTCTTCTGTGACCTGATGCCAATACTCGAACTATCGTGTTCAGATACCAGTGGTGTCCAGTTAGAAATTATGTTAATATCTGCCCCTGTTCTTTTATGTGCTTTTATGATAATTATAATGTCCTATAGTTATATCATCTTTGTCATCCTGAATATTCCTTCATCTACTGGTAGAcagaaagccttctccacctgCAGCTCCCACCTCACTGTGGTCTCCATATTCTATGGAACATTATTTGGTGTTTATATACTTCCAACCAAAGGCCAATCGTTGAATATAAAAAAGTTTCTATCACTGCTGTACACTGTTGGGACTCCGTTGATAAATCCAGTGATATACAGCTTAAGGAACTCACACATCATTAAAGCTTTTGGGACATTTAAAAGTAATTTCTTGTAA